The genome window GGACGGCACGGGAAGACGGTCTGGGCGCTGGTGGGAGTGCCCCCAGCGTGACCGTCACTTTCAGGCCATCGCCCGGGGCCGTGGTCACCGTGACCTCGCCGCGGTGGGCGTCCACCACTCCCTGCACGATCGCCATGCCCAAGCCGCTGCCCTTGCCTCCCCCCGCGCGGAAGAAGCGGTCGAAGACGCGCGCCACGTCCTCCTCCGGCAGACCGGGCCCCTCGTCCGCCACGTACAGCCGTACGACGCCGTCCTCCCGTGCGACGCCGAGGCGCGCCGGGGCGTCCGCCGGGGTGTGGGTGCGGACGTTGCTCACCAGATTGCCCAGGACCTGCCGGAGGCTCGACTCGTCGGCCCGGACCAGCAGGGCGCCGTCCGCGTGGACGGTGACCGGGCGGTCCGGCTGCTGGGCGCGGAGGTCGGCGGCGGCGTCCCGGACCAGGCGGCTGAGGTCGACGTTCCTGAGGCGGAGTTCGGGGCGCTGGTCGAGGCGGGCGAGGGTGAGGAGTTCGTCGACGAGGCGGCCCATGCGGTCGACCTCGTCGTGCATCCGGTCCCAGGAGCGACGGCGCTCGTCGGGGTCGGTGAGCATGCCCTTGTCGTGGAGCTGGAGGTAGCCGCGGATCGCGGACAGCGGCGTACGCAGTTCGTGGGAGGCGTCGCCGACGAAGCGGCGCAGCTGGGCGGTACTGCGTTCGCGGGTCCGGTAGGCCGTCTCGACCTGCTGGAGCATGGAGTTGAGGGCGAGCCGGAGCTGTTCGACCTCCAGGGTGGCCTCGCTGCTGGAGGGGACGCGGCGGGTGAGATCGCCCTCGGCGATCGCCGACGAGGTCTCGACCATGTCCTCCAGGGGCCGCATCCGGCGGCGCACGCTGAACAGGGTCAGACAGGCGAGCGTCGCGAGGAGCAGCCCGCCGACGGCGAAGTCCAGCTTGAGGGCCTTGGCGATGACGTTGTGCAGCGACTCGGTGGAGGTGGCGAGGAGGACGGTCGTCCCGTCGTCCATCCGGGCCGCGGTCACCCGGTGCGGGGAGCCCGCCACATCGACGTCGTACGGCTCGTCGTCCGCGACCAGGGCGGCCGGGTCGCCCACCGCCGCGGCGAGGTCCCGCTGGCTCTCGGTGGGCGGGAACCCGGCGATGGTCAGCGGCTCGCCCGTGTCGTCGAGCGCGGTGAAGACGGCGCCCTGCACGAGGGAGTCGGCCTCCTCGGTGCCGTGCCCGCCGGAGGCCCGGTCGCTGAGCGCGACCAGCGCGCTCAGCGCGTCGATCTGCTCCATGCTGACCCGCGAGGCCCCGATCGAGTCCCGGGTGGTCATCAGCTCCCGGTCGACGCTGTCGAGCAGATACAGCCGCATGCCCATCGCGCTGAACGCCGTCGCCGCGATCACGCCCACGGCGAGCGGCACGACGTTCGCGAGGGTCAGCTTGGCGCGCAGGGAGTAGAGGCCGCCCTTGCGGAGCGGCAGCGCCACGAAACGACGCGGACGCCTCATGCCAGCCCGTATCCGACACCCCGGCGCGTGGTGATCACCGGCGGGCCGAGCGCGTCCAGCTTGCGCCGCAGATAGCCGATGTACGTCTCGACGACGGTCGACTCGGCAGGCGTGTGCTCGTACTGCCATACGTGGCGCAGGAGTTGCTCCTTCGGCACGATCCGGCCGCCGTTGCGCACCAGGAACCGCAGCAGCGCGTACTCGGTGGGCGTCAGCTCCACCGTGCGGCCCGCCCGGTGCACCGAGTACGTCGTCTCGTCCGGCTCCAGGTCGCCGTAGCGCAGCGGCGGGCGCTGCGGGAGGACGTCCGTACGCCGGGTGCGGCGCAGCACGGCGGTCAGCCGGGCGACGACCACCTCGATGTCGAACGGCTTGGTGATGTAGTCGTCGCCGAAGCCGAGGGCGCCCACGATCTCGGCGGGCGCGTCCCGGGCGGTCAGGTACACGATCGCCAACTCCGGCCGCCGGGTGCGCAGTTCACGGCCCAGGGCGCGGCCGTCGCCGTCCGGGAGCATCACGTCCAGCAGGGCCGCGTCCGGCCGGGTGCGCTCGGCGAGCGCGAGCGCCTCACGGACCGTACCGGCCGTCATCACCTCGAAGCGGTGGTAGCGCAGGGCGATGGCGAGGACGTCCGTGATGCTCGGCTCGTCCTCGACGACGAGCACGGCGGCGCCGGCGTCGGCCGGGACGGGACGATCGCCTACGCCCAGGTGACCTTCACCGAGCAGGCGAACGCCGTGCCCAAGGCACTCATCGACGATGTCATCGACACCGCGCAGGGCGCCGAACAGGGCGGTCTTCAGGTCGAGTTGGGCGGCCAGGCGATCGCGCGGGCGCAGGAGGCCTCGCAGGGCACGTCCGAGGCGGTCGGCATCCTGGCGGCGGCGGTCGTCCTCTTCCTCGCCTTCGGCTCGCTCTTCGCGATGCTGCTGCCGATCGTCGTGGCGGTCGCCGGGGTCGGCACCGGCATGATGGCCACGGCCCTGCTGAGCCATGTCACGAACATCCCGGACGTGGCCCCGCTGCTCGGCTCGCTCATCGGCCTCGGCGTCGGCATCGACTACGCCCTGTTCATCGTCACCCGGCACCGGCGCGGCATCCTGCGCGGGTCGAAGCCGGAGGAGGCGGCCGTCACCGCGCTCGACACCTCCGGGCGCGCGGTGCTGTTCGCGGGCGGCACGGTCTGTATCGCGCTCGCCGGGATGCTGGTGATGAACCTCCGCTTCCTGGGCGGTGTCGTCATCGCGACCTCGCTGACCGTCGTACTGAGCGTCCTCGCGGCGGTCACCCTGTTGCCGGCCCTCCTCGGGGTGCTCGGCCCGCGTGTCCTCGGCCGCCGCCAGCGCCGGCGCCTCGCCGTCACCGGCCCCGAGCCGGAGTTGACGAGCGGCCTCGCGGCCCGCTGGTCCGCGTACGTCGAGCGCCGCCCGCGCTCCACGGCCGTCCTCGCCCTCGTCGTCATGCTGATCCTCGCGATCCCCGTCCTGTCGATCCGCCTCGGCACCTCCGACCAGGGCAACCACCGCGACACCACGACCACCCGCCAGGCCTACGACCTGCTCGCGGAGGCCTTCGGCCCCGGCTTCAACGGCCCCCTCCAGGTGGTCGTGGACGGCACCGACACCGACGCGCTGGTCTCGCGCATCGAGTCCACGCGGGGGGTGGCGCGGGTGGCCGCCGTACCGCCCGCGAACGGTGTGACGGTGATCCAGGTGGTCCCGACGACGTCCCCGCAGGCCGAGGAGACGGACCGCCTGATCGACCGGCTGCGCGAGGACGTCGTCCCGGCGTCCGGGGTGGAGGCCCATGTCGGCGGGGTGACGGCGGTGTCGAAGGACTTCGCGTCGGTGACGGGAGAACGCCTGCCCTACTTCATCGCCACGATCATCGCGCTGGGCTTTCTGCTTCTGATGGTCGCCTTCCGCTCCCTGCTGGTGCCGCTGACGGCCGCGCTGATGAACCTCGTCGCGGCGGCGGCGTCCTTCGGCGTGCTGGTGGCGGTCTTCCAATGGGGCTGGGGGACGGAACTCCTCGGCATCGGCGAGGAGGGCCCCATCGCGGCCTTCCTCCCCGTCATCATGCTCTCGCTCCTCTTCGGCCTCTCCATGGACTACCAGGTCTTCCTGGTCAGCCGGATGCACGAGGAGTGGGTCCACACCAAGGACAACGCCCGCGCGGTCCGCGTCGGTCTCGCCGAGACCAGCCGGGTCATCAACTGCGCGGCCCTGATCATGATGTGCGTCTTCAGCGCGTTCGTGCTGAGCGGCGAACTGGAGGCGGCGATGGCCGGTATCGGTCTGGCGGCGGCCGTCGCCCTGGACGCCTTCATCCTCCGTACGGCCCTGGTACCGGCCGCGATGCATCTGCTCGGCAGGGCGAACTGGTGGTTGCCGGCGGGCCTGGAGAGGCGATTGCCGCATCTGGCGGTGGAGCCGGCTGAGGAGCGCCCGGCTGAGGAGCGCCCGTCGGTGCGGGACCCGCTCCTGGAGGGCGGCGGCCCGGCCTCCGTGATCCACGGCTTCGTCAGCACGGAGGACGGGGAACCGGTCGAGGGCGCCGAGGTGACCCTGCTGACACGGGGCGGCCGTCAGCTGGACCGGGTGACGTCCCTGGCGGACGGCTCGTACATCGTCGCGGTGCCGGGCCCGGGGCCCTACCTCCTGGCGACGACTTCACCGTCGTCCGCCTCGCGTGCGCGTCAGGTGGTCGTGGGGGAGGGGCCGCTGGTGTACGACGTGGAGCTGGCGGGGGTGGCCGAGGGGGAGGTGGACGCGGTCAATTAGCTTTTGTCTGACCGGCCTTGAGGATCACCTCGACGTCCAGGTTGACCTTGGCGCCGATGGACTCGGGCAGGGTGACGGTCTCGCCGGGGGCGTGTACGCGGTGGCTGGCGTACGTGTCCCCGGCGGGGTCGGTGAGAACGTGGAGACGCTGGTGCTGGCGGTTGACGATGACGTAGACCGGGATCTTTGCTTGGGCATACGCAGTGACCTTGGCGCGGAGGTCGTTTTGATAGTTGCTGGAGGTGACCTCAAGAACGAGACGGAAGGCGATCGGGTCGTAGCAGTTGTTCTCGACAAGGTGATCTTCAATGTCGGCGTCGACAACCACGAGGTCGGGGATCGCGTAGTCCTCGGCACCGCCCGGAAGCCAGAGTCCGACCCCCTCGGTCACCTCGGAATCCCCGCCCCCCAGTCCTGCGGCGATGAATGGACTCCGCAACCTGGACAGAGCACGGGCGTGGGCGAAGTTGGCGGGCGGCGTCACGACGATCGTGCCTCCGATGATCTCGACGCGATACCCCGGAAGGCGGTCCATGACCTGGTTCGCCTCCGCGATCAGCGGACGGTCTCCATGGGGCCGCTCGACGGATGCTGTGGACATCACGTGCCTCCTGTGGGCTGGTGTCGAGGTCATCATCGTAGGCAGGAGCGGGACCAGGTGTCCCGTTCGGCCCCGTTCACCCGAAAGCGATCACTCAGCCGCGCGCCCCTTGACCCCCGGGTCCGGCAGGACCTTCGTCATCCCCGGCAGGAAGTCCGTGAACAGCTCGTGCACCTCGCGGACCAGCGGTCGCAGCGCCCGGAAGCGGGCCAGCGAGACGCCCCGGGTGGTCAGCCGGGCCCCGCGCTCGGCGAGCCGGTAGCTGCGCGCGCGCCCCTCGCTGCGGTCGAACACCCAGTACAGGACGAGCCCCATCAGGGAGAGCCACATCAACTCGGGGAGGATGTCCCGGAGTTCGTCCGGGACCTTGGCCTTGGACCCGGCGAGGACCTCGCGGTGGATGGCGATGGACTCCTCGCGCGGCCCCTCCGACTCGGGGGCGAAGGGGCTGAGCGGGCTCTCCGGATCGGCCGCGTTCTTGAAGAACTGCGCCGCGAACTCGTGGTACGGCTCCGCCACGTCCAGCCAGGCCTTCAGCACCCCGGCGATCCGCGCCTCCAGATCCTTCTCCCGCTCCAGCACGGGCCGCACCGCCGCCAGGTGCTCCGCGCCGATCCGGTCGTAGAACCCCTGGATCAGGTGTTCCTTGCCGGCGAAGTAGTAGTACGCGTTCCCGACGGAGACCCCGGCCTCCTTCGCGATGACCCGCATCGTCGTCTTGTCGTACCCGCGCTCCTGGAAGAGCCGCAGCGCGGTCTCCAGGATCAGCGCGCGGGTCTGCTCGGACTTGGCGGTGCCCTTGGGGCCGGGCTGCTCCGCCGGGTCCCGGGGGCCGACCGCCCCCGAGTCGGGCTGGTCGGCGCCGGGCTCTGGGCTGGGGTTGTCGTTCAGTGCGGCCACGGGCAGAGCCTAACGAGTCGCGCGGGTACCGGTGTCGCAGCCACCGGGAGGCCGGTACACCCACCCGTACCGCCGGTCGTACGCCCATCCCGTCAGCTCGGCCCCGCCGCTCCCGCACCCCGAGCCGGGCTGCCGGTGGGCGCCCCGCCACTTCGCGGCGGTGAGGACGGCGGTGCGCGCGAGCCGGGCCCCCGCCGGGGTGCTCAGCCGGTGGGCGAGCGGCCGGTGCTCGCGCAGCGCCCACAGACACACGATCCAGGCGGCGGCCCCCCGGTACACCTGTCCGCCGTCCCCCACGATCGTGATCTCCTCCAGCGTCGCCCCGTGGTCGAGCGACGGAAACAGCCGCCCGGCCTCCTCGGACCCCGCCGCCACGAACCGCAGCGGCACCAACTGCCGCTGTCTGCCGAGCCACTCCCGCAGGAAGGCGCACAGTCCGCACCCGGCGTCGTACAGGACGGTGAGCCCGCGGACCGGGACGCGCTCGGCGCCCCGGTCCGCGGTGGCCGTCCCGGCCGTCCCGGCCGTGTCAGCCGTGGTGGCCGTGTCAGCCGTGGTGTCCGTCCCGGCCTCGGCGGTCATACCCGCCCCGCCGGAGCGATCCAGCCCTGCGGCGGGACCGGCGGCATCTGCTCCCGCTCCATGATTCCCCGGCGCCGGAACTTGTTCAGCACGAACACGTTCCCCAGGTGCAGCGCCCCGAGCACGAGCAGCACCACACCGAGCTTCGCCGACACCGCCTCGAACACCTCACGGGGGCTGCCGACGGCGCCGTCCTCGTTCAGATACAGCGCCACGAAGCCCAGGTTCACGAGATAGAACCCGACCACGAGCAGGTGGTTCACCGCGTCGGCGAGGTTCTCGTTCCCTCGCAGCACATCCGCGAGAAAGATCCGCCCGTTCCTGCTCAACGTCCGCGCCACCCACACCGTCAGCCCCACGCTGACCAGCAGATAGATGACATACGCGACGACCGTGAGGTCCATGCCCCCACCCCTTCCGGGATCTCTTGAACACGTTCAAATGTTCTGAGCGAGACTCTAGCCCTGTTTTTGAACGTGTTCAAGCGAGGGGTGTCCCGATGTCCCGATGTCCCGATGTCCCTCATGGAGCGGAGCTCATCCGGTGCGGGCCAACTCCGGCCGCTTGCTGTAGTCCGTGAGCCCGATGACGTTGCCCCAGGGGTCGGCGAACTCGACGGTCCACCCGGTGGCGACGGAGAAGGGCGCGTCCAGGGCCGGCACCCCCGCCGCCGCGAGCGCCCGCGCGGCCTCCCGGGCGTCCCGCACCTCAAGCCACACCCGAGCCGCCGCCCACACGGGCGGCCGATGCCGCAGCTCCTCCTCCAGCCGCAGCAGCAGCCCCGGCGTCTCCTTGCCCACCTTCAGCCCCGCGATCCCGGCCTCGTCCAGCCGAAACCCCACATCGAACCCGGCCCGCTCATAGAAGGAGACGGCCTCACCGAGATCACCGACGGGAAGCAGGACGTTGTCGAAGCCGAGCAGCTCGCGCGACTCATGCAGCTCATCCGACTCGTGCGACTGATGCGACTGATGTGACTCATGCAGCTGATGTGACTCATTGTCTGACATGTCGTCAGATTAGAGCTTGGGTCGGCGTAGCCGCGGGAGCGACAGCACACGCAGTGGCGCGGTCGGGACAGCGGTGGACACGGGCATGGGGAAGGGTCGACCGCGAACCTGCGCGGTCGGCCCTTCCCCATGCCGAGCCGTGGTCAGCCGATGGCGATCCGGGTCTTCCAGTAGCTCGTGGGCGCGACGATCTCCGTACCCCTGTACGGCTCCTGCGTGCCGATGGGCGTCTCCGGCTGAGCGTGTGGGACAGCAACCCGTGTCTGCCGCGCGAGAGGCCGGGGCCGGGGCTCGATGCCGAAAGTGGGCGAGGGCTGTGGCTGTCGAGGGTGTGTGCTGACGAGTGGGGGCAGCACCTCGTCGTCAACGGGCGGAACGGCGGCGGTGGTAAGGAGGTGCGGGCGGAGTGGCGTTTCCCGGGCGTATAGGTGGGGGCCACCCGTTCACGGAGAACGGGTGGCCCCCTCGGGAGCAGCGCTGGCTTCGAGGGCAGCAGGAGCGCGGTGCGGCCCTCTCGGTCAGGTCTCGCAGCCGCCCACCCGTCGGCTGCTCACCGCGATGTCGTCCATCCGCATGTCGAACGCGGTGGGCGCCGGGTTCGACTGGTAGAGCTGCCAGCCCAGCTTCAGTTTGTCGAAGGTGGGGAAGACGAAGTCGTCCGTCGTGCCGCCGTGGTTCTTCGTGGAGACGGTCAGGTCGGGCTGGGCCGTGCCGTCCAGGTAGACCATGACGCGGTTGTCCGTGGCGTCCAGGCGGAATTCCACGCACTGCCACTTACCCGCGACCGCCGGAGCCGAGGTCTTCCAGTTGGTCCAGTCGCCGGTCGGCCCCAGGTCTGAGCCGACGCCCCAGAAGTTGCCTGTGTCGGTGGGGGCGTACTGGCCGCCGAGGGGGCGGACGAGGGTGGGGGAGTCGGGGCCGGAGGCTTCGGCGAGGGTCCAGTGGGCCCAGTCGGGGGCCGTGGGGAACTCGGTGACGCGGAGGCGGACGCGGGCCCAGAAGCTGTTGCCGGGCGGGGCGAGGTCGGACAGGACCATGAAGGCGTGGCCGTTGCCCTCGGTGTGGAGGTGGAGTTCGCGGCCGTGGCCGGTGGAGCTGGGCTCGACGGTCAGGGTGCCGTTGGACGTGTCGGTGGTCCAGCCCCGGCCCTCGGTCACCGGGCCGAGGGGGAGGCGGTCGAAGTTCTCCCAGGCGAGTGTGCCGCCGTACGTGTGGTTGGAGGGGGCGTGCGGGGCGGGCGTTGCCGAGGCGGTGGGGGGTGTCGCGATCAGGATCGCGGCCGCGGCCGAAAGTGCGGCCGTGGCTTTCCTCAAGTGGGTCATGGCAGCAGTGTGTGATCAAGCGCCCTATCCGTCACGGGAGTTGGACGCGATCCAGCCAGACGGCGAGGGCTGGTGGCGAGCTGGCGGGGTGGTGCGGCACGGGAGGGTTCTGATTCGAAGTGCCTGGTCGCTGCCCCGCGTCGTACAGTACGCGGACATGTCAGGCCCCTCGGGTCTTCCGGGCTACGGCGAGGGCGTGGGCGAGGGCGAGGGTGTCGAGGGAGGTGAGCCGCGCAGGCTGTGATCCGGCCCTTCGGTGAGCGGAGGAGGGTGTTCGCGATGGTGGGTGCGCGGAGACGACGGATGACGGCCGGGGTGGCCGGGGTGGCCGTGGCGCTGGGGTTGTTGCTCGGTGGATGCGGTCAGCGGGCCGGCTTGGTGGAGGGGCAGTCCCTGTACGCCTCCCTGCGGGAGCTGCCCGAGGAACTGGACGACGACGGCACGACGATCCGCGTCGGCGACCCGAACGCGCCGGTCACCCTCCGTCTCTACGAGGACCCGCGCTGCCCCTACTGCGAGGAGTACGAGCAGACCGGCGGCGGCCCGGCCGCGCGGGAACGGACGTTGCGGCGCACCGTGGTCACCGAGTACACCCTCGCCTCCTTCCTGGACGACAGAGTGGGCGGCAGCGGCTCGAAGAAGGCCGTCAACGCCCTGCGCGCCGCGCTGGAGGAGGGCAGGTTCGCCGAGTACCACGCCGTGCTCTACCAGAACCAGCCCGAGGAGATCGTCGACGGCTTCACCGACGCGTATCTGCTCGAACTCGCCGCCGAGGTGGAGGGGCTGCGCGGGCCCGCGTTCGATTCCGCCGTCAAGACCATGAAATACCACGACTTCGTGAGCCGGTCCCAGAAAGCCTATGAGCGGGCGGGGTCCGACCCGCGCGGGCCCGGCACGCCCACCGCCGTCATCAACGGGAAGCGGGTGCGCGAGATGTACTCCGGTGTTCTCTACGACCGGGCGGCGTTCGACGAACTGCTCGACTCCGTGGAGATGGACCCCGAGTGGTGGGAGGAGCACCGGCTCATGGCGGAGGACATGGGCACGAGCTGACTGATGTCAGAGCCACCCCCTACTGTCCCCTCCATGGCAACGGTGACGTTCGTCGGCGAGACGGCGAGACGGCGAGACGGCGAGACGGCGAGTGGGGCTCGTGCGGGCCCACGGTGAGAGGGAGGGGAAGGGCGGCCACGATCCGGTCGGTCTCCAAGTCGGCTGTCGGCGGCGGGAACCGAACGGCGCGCATCGGCCATCTCCTCTGCGAGGGCGACCGTATGCTCGCTGTCATCCTCGTCATCCTCAGCAAGGCGATGCTGCTCGCCAAGGACACGGAGATCGCGGATCCGACGATCCTCAGCCAACTCTGACCGTCGGCTGGGACGGGGGACTGTGACTCCGCCCACATGCGGGAGCCGGGCCGGGCGCGGCCGGAGTAACAACTTCTCTCCGGGCCCTTCCCTCCTGCAATATGACGGACAGCCCATAGTGCGTTCATTGCGCCATCCAGCCGCTCAAGCAAACAACACGCAGGAGTCAGTACCGTGACCGAGCAGCCTCAGCAGCCCGCTCAGCCCCCGCAGCCCGGATACGGGTACCCGGGCGCCGCCCCCGGCCAGCCGGGCGCCAACCCGTACGGGGCTCCGGGGGCCGGTGACCCCTATGGTGCTCCGCAGGGCGGCTACCAGCAGCCGGGCGCGGGCCAGCCCGGCTACGGCTACCCGCAGCAGGGCGGTTACCCCCAGGGCGGCGGCTATCAGGGCGGCTACCAGGCGCCGCCCACGCCGGGCGGCGCGTACACCGGCGACCCCAACGCCCCGTACGGCTACGACCCCTACGGCCGCCCGTACTCCGACAAGTCCAAGATCGTCGCGGGCATCCTCTCGCTGTTCCTGGGCTCCTTCGGCGTCGGCCGCTTCTACATCGGCCATGTCGGCCTCGGTATCGCGCAGCTGCTCACCTGCGGTGGCCTCGGCATCTGGGCCCTGGTCGACGGCATCATCCTGCTGACCGGCAGCAACACCACGGACTCCAACGGGCGTGTCCTGCGTGGCTGAGCGCGGCCTCAGCACCCTCCGGCATCCGGCGGCGGCACCCTTCGCGGTGGCCGCCGCCGGGCTGGCGGGCGCCGCGTACCTGTACGGCACCGACCCGCACGAACCCGGCCGACTGCTGCCCCAGTGCCCGTTCCGCTATGTCACGGGGCTGCTCTGCCCCGCCTGCGGTGGCACCCGCATGGTGTACGACCTGATGCACGGCCAGTTCACCGCCGCCTGGCACGACAACCGGGTGCTGCTGCTCGCCGCGCCCTTCGCGCTCGTCCTGCTCGGCCGCTGGGCCGTCGAGGGCCTGCGGGGCCGCCGCTGGCGCCCCCAACTGAAGCCCCGTACCCAGGCCTTGATCCTGGGCATCGCGGTGACGTGGACGATCGTCCGCAACCTTCACTGAGTGGTCAGAGCGCTGAGTGGTCAGAGCACCGAGTGGTCACGGCCGAATCCGGGTTCCTTCCCCCTGCTGAACCCCGTAAATCCCTTACGCCCGCTTTATGTTGCTCAGTTGTCGCAAGTTGGCCGGAATCGGATCACGGAATCGGAACGATCGCTCGACTCCCCTCCCGTGCGCCCCTTGTGTCTCACTACGCTGCAACGGCTGCAGGGGGGATGACGGGGGATTACGTCGTGCTCGATCGTTGGCCGGTATTCGTCGTGCCCGATCGCTGCCGGTTTTTGCCGCGCCTTCTCTCCTGGGATCCCCCCGGAGCCAACCGCTTCGGTTATTCAGTCAGTTCATCCAGGAGTTGTTTCCATGACCGTCCCCACCCCTGACGCTCCCTTCGGCCACGACCCGCAGGGGCGCCCGTACTCCGACAAGTCGAAGATCGTCGCCGGCATTCTGCAGCTCTTCCTCGGTACGCTCGGCATCGGTCGCTTCTACGTCGGTTCCGTCGGCGTGGGCGTCGCCCAGCTCCTCACCTGCGGCGGTCTGGGCTTCTGGGCCCTGATCGACGGCATCCTGTTCCTCACGAGCAACGACCGCACCGACGCCCAGGGCCGTGTCCTGCGCGGCTGAGCTCGGCACCACACCGCTTGAGGGCCCCGCTCCGGGATCGGAGCGGGGCCCTCAGCGTCGTACGGCTCGCAGGCCTAGAAGCGGCGCGTGATGAGCGCCCGCTTCACCTCCTGGATCGCCTTGGTGACCTCGATACCGCGCGGGCAGGCGTCCGTGCAGTTGAACGTCGTACGGCAACGCCACACGCCGTCACGGTCGTTGAGGATCTCCAGCCGCTGCTCACCGGCCTCGTCGCGCGAGTCGAAGATGAAGCGGTGGGCGTTGACGATCGCGGCCGGACCGAAGTACTGGCCGTCGTTCCAGAACACCGGGCACGAGGACGTGCACGCGGCGCACAGGATGCACTTGGTGGTGTCGTCGAAGCGCTCACGGTCCTCGGCGGTCTGGAAACGCTCCCGCGTCGGCTCGTTGGTGTCCTTCGTGATCAGGAAGGGCATCACGTCCCGGTACGCCTGGAAGAACGGCTCCATGTCCACGACCAGGTCCTTGAGGACCGTGAGGCCCTTGATGGGCTCGACCGTGATCGGCTTCTCGGGGTTGATGTCCTTGATCAGCGTCTTGCAGGCCAGCCGGTTCTTGCCGTTGATCCGCATGGCGTCCGAACCGCAGATGCCGTGGGCGCAGGAACGGCGGAAGGTCAGGGTGCCGTCCACATCCCACTTGATCTTGTGCAGACCGTCGAGGACGCGCTCCTTGGGGTCGATCTCCAGCTGGAAGTCTTCCCAGGTCGCCTCGGCCGAGACTTCGGAGTTGAAGCGACGGACACGGAAGGTGACCGTGATGTACGGGGAGTCGGCGAAGCCGGGCTCGGGGCTGCCTGCCGCGTCCGCCTTCTCCAGGGTCGGGGTTGCCATCAGTACTTACGCTCCATCGGCTGGTAGCGGGTCTGGACGACCGGCTTGTAGTCGAGGCGGACGGTCTCGGAGCCGTCGTCGCCGACCTCGCGGTACGCCATGGTGTGACGCATGAAGTTGACGTCGTCGCGGTTCGGGTAGTCCTCGCGGTAGTGACCGCCGCGGGACTCCTTGCGCGCGAGCGCCGACACGGCCATGACCTCGGCCAGATCGAGCAGGTTGCCCAGCTCGACGGCCTCCAGGAGGTCGGTGTTGAACCGCCGGCCCTTGTCCTGGATCGCCACGTTCTTGTAGCGGGCGCGCAGCTCGGCGATCTTCTCTACGGCCGTCTTGATCGTCTGCTCGGTGCGGAACACCATGACGTTGGCGTCCATGGTCTCCTGCAGCTCGCGCCGCAGCTCCGCCACGCGCTCGTTGCCCGTGGAGTCGCGCAGCCGCTCGATCTGCTCGACGACCAGCGACTCCGGGTTCTCCGGCAGCTCGACGAAGTCGGCCTGCTGGGAGTAGTCGGCGGCGGCGATGCCGGCCCGGCGCCCGAAGACGTTGATGTCGAGCAGCGAGTTGGTGCCGAGACGGTTGGCGCCGTGCACGGAGACACAGGCGACCTCGCCGGCGGCGTACAGACCCGGGAC of Streptomyces phaeolivaceus contains these proteins:
- a CDS encoding response regulator transcription factor translates to MLVVEDEPSITDVLAIALRYHRFEVMTAGTVREALALAERTRPDAALLDVMLPDGDGRALGRELRTRRPELAIVYLTARDAPAEIVGALGFGDDYITKPFDIEVVVARLTAVLRRTRRTDVLPQRPPLRYGDLEPDETTYSVHRAGRTVELTPTEYALLRFLVRNGGRIVPKEQLLRHVWQYEHTPAESTVVETYIGYLRRKLDALGPPVITTRRGVGYGLA
- a CDS encoding MMPL family transporter, whose protein sequence is MVAQGDGEDVRDARLVLDDEHGGAGVGRDGTIAYAQVTFTEQANAVPKALIDDVIDTAQGAEQGGLQVELGGQAIARAQEASQGTSEAVGILAAAVVLFLAFGSLFAMLLPIVVAVAGVGTGMMATALLSHVTNIPDVAPLLGSLIGLGVGIDYALFIVTRHRRGILRGSKPEEAAVTALDTSGRAVLFAGGTVCIALAGMLVMNLRFLGGVVIATSLTVVLSVLAAVTLLPALLGVLGPRVLGRRQRRRLAVTGPEPELTSGLAARWSAYVERRPRSTAVLALVVMLILAIPVLSIRLGTSDQGNHRDTTTTRQAYDLLAEAFGPGFNGPLQVVVDGTDTDALVSRIESTRGVARVAAVPPANGVTVIQVVPTTSPQAEETDRLIDRLREDVVPASGVEAHVGGVTAVSKDFASVTGERLPYFIATIIALGFLLLMVAFRSLLVPLTAALMNLVAAAASFGVLVAVFQWGWGTELLGIGEEGPIAAFLPVIMLSLLFGLSMDYQVFLVSRMHEEWVHTKDNARAVRVGLAETSRVINCAALIMMCVFSAFVLSGELEAAMAGIGLAAAVALDAFILRTALVPAAMHLLGRANWWLPAGLERRLPHLAVEPAEERPAEERPSVRDPLLEGGGPASVIHGFVSTEDGEPVEGAEVTLLTRGGRQLDRVTSLADGSYIVAVPGPGPYLLATTSPSSASRARQVVVGEGPLVYDVELAGVAEGEVDAVN
- a CDS encoding Uma2 family endonuclease, translating into MSTASVERPHGDRPLIAEANQVMDRLPGYRVEIIGGTIVVTPPANFAHARALSRLRSPFIAAGLGGGDSEVTEGVGLWLPGGAEDYAIPDLVVVDADIEDHLVENNCYDPIAFRLVLEVTSSNYQNDLRAKVTAYAQAKIPVYVIVNRQHQRLHVLTDPAGDTYASHRVHAPGETVTLPESIGAKVNLDVEVILKAGQTKAN
- a CDS encoding TetR family transcriptional regulator, coding for MILETALRLFQERGYDKTTMRVIAKEAGVSVGNAYYYFAGKEHLIQGFYDRIGAEHLAAVRPVLEREKDLEARIAGVLKAWLDVAEPYHEFAAQFFKNAADPESPLSPFAPESEGPREESIAIHREVLAGSKAKVPDELRDILPELMWLSLMGLVLYWVFDRSEGRARSYRLAERGARLTTRGVSLARFRALRPLVREVHELFTDFLPGMTKVLPDPGVKGRAAE
- a CDS encoding thiol-disulfide oxidoreductase DCC family protein — its product is MTAEAGTDTTADTATTADTAGTAGTATADRGAERVPVRGLTVLYDAGCGLCAFLREWLGRQRQLVPLRFVAAGSEEAGRLFPSLDHGATLEEITIVGDGGQVYRGAAAWIVCLWALREHRPLAHRLSTPAGARLARTAVLTAAKWRGAHRQPGSGCGSGGAELTGWAYDRRYGWVYRPPGGCDTGTRATR
- a CDS encoding VOC family protein, whose product is MSDNESHQLHESHQSHQSHESDELHESRELLGFDNVLLPVGDLGEAVSFYERAGFDVGFRLDEAGIAGLKVGKETPGLLLRLEEELRHRPPVWAAARVWLEVRDAREAARALAAAGVPALDAPFSVATGWTVEFADPWGNVIGLTDYSKRPELARTG
- a CDS encoding DsbA family protein, yielding MTAGVAGVAVALGLLLGGCGQRAGLVEGQSLYASLRELPEELDDDGTTIRVGDPNAPVTLRLYEDPRCPYCEEYEQTGGGPAARERTLRRTVVTEYTLASFLDDRVGGSGSKKAVNALRAALEEGRFAEYHAVLYQNQPEEIVDGFTDAYLLELAAEVEGLRGPAFDSAVKTMKYHDFVSRSQKAYERAGSDPRGPGTPTAVINGKRVREMYSGVLYDRAAFDELLDSVEMDPEWWEEHRLMAEDMGTS
- a CDS encoding DUF7737 domain-containing protein, whose product is MLAVILVILSKAMLLAKDTEIADPTILSQL
- a CDS encoding TM2 domain-containing protein, whose product is MTEQPQQPAQPPQPGYGYPGAAPGQPGANPYGAPGAGDPYGAPQGGYQQPGAGQPGYGYPQQGGYPQGGGYQGGYQAPPTPGGAYTGDPNAPYGYDPYGRPYSDKSKIVAGILSLFLGSFGVGRFYIGHVGLGIAQLLTCGGLGIWALVDGIILLTGSNTTDSNGRVLRG
- a CDS encoding DUF2752 domain-containing protein, translated to MAERGLSTLRHPAAAPFAVAAAGLAGAAYLYGTDPHEPGRLLPQCPFRYVTGLLCPACGGTRMVYDLMHGQFTAAWHDNRVLLLAAPFALVLLGRWAVEGLRGRRWRPQLKPRTQALILGIAVTWTIVRNLH